CCGAAACGCCGTGGCCGTCGCCGCCCTCACCGGCGACGGCGAGGACGTCCGCTGGTGTTACGACATCATCCGCCGCCAGGCCCTCAAGCTCGGCATCCTCGTCGAGGACCTGCTGGACGCCGGCCGCATCCAGCGCGGCAAGCTTACGCTCCGCAAGGAGCCGGTCGACGCCGCCGCCGTCATCCACCGGGCCGTCGAGACGGTCCGGCCGCTGGTCGCCGCCAAGAATCACGAGGTGCTCGTGACCGCGGGGCCGGCGGACCTGCACGTGCACGCCGACCCGACCCGGCTCGAGCAGATCCTCGTGAACCTCCTGTCCAACGCGGTCAAGTACACCCCCCCCGACGGGCACATCCACCTCGACGCCGGGAGCGACGGCGGCGAGGTGACCATCCGCGTCCGCGACGACGGGATGGGGATCTCCCCCGAGATGCTCTCCCGGATCTTCGACCCGTTCATCCAGGCGGACCACACCCTCGCCCATGCGGAAGACGGGCTGGGGATCGGCCTGGCGGTCGCGAAGTCGCTGGCCGAGCTGCACGGCGGGGCCATCGCCGCCATGAGCCGCGGGCCCGGCGGCGGCAGCGAGTTCGTCGTGCGGCTGCCCGTCTCGGACGACCCGAAGGCCGAGGCCGCCGGGCTCCGTCCCCCGCCGATCCCGGGCGGATCCGCCACCCCGCTCTCCTGACGCGGCGGGGCGTGCCGCCTCGCGGGATCCTCTGGTACAGTAGCGGCGGGGCCTCGGGGACGGCCGCGACGCCGGACCTCCTCGCGCCGGCCCCTCCCCTTACGGGGCACCCCTGTTCGCTTGAGAGGACGGGCCTGCCTTGGGACGGCGATTCTGGGATTCGGTGGCGAACAAGCGGGCGTTCCTGGCGCGGGGCTTGGTGGCGACGGGCGCGGCGAGGGCGTTCGAGGCCGTCCGCGAGGCGAGTGGAAGGGCGGTCGTCGTCCTGACGTACCACCGGATCGCCGAGCCGGGGCCGGGGAACCCCTATTACGACCCCGTCGTCTCGGCCACGCCCGCCGGCTTCCGGGCGCAGATGGCGATGCTCCGCGATCGGTTCCAGATCGTGGGCCCGGAGGACCTGGTCGCCGACGAGGTCCGGGTCGACCGCAGGCCGCGGGCCGTCGTGACGTTCGACGACGGCTATCGCGACAACCACGACGCGGCGCTGCCGATCCTGGGGGAACTCGGGATCCCGGCGACGTTCTTCATCCCGACCGGCTTCTTCGAGCGCCCCGGCCTGCCTTGGTGGGACCACGTGGCCTATGTAGTGAAGGCCTCGCGTCGCGGGCGGTTCGCCGTCGAGCGGTCGGCCGACGACCCGGCCCCGATCGCCGTCGAGCTGGGCGGGCCCGATCGCTCGGCCGCGATCATGCGACTCGTCCGCGCGGTGCTCGACGGCGAGGTCCCCGACCGGGCCTGGTTCCTGGGCCGGCTGGAGGAACGGGCGGAGGTCGACGTCGACCCGCCGACGCTCGGGCGGGCGCTCTTCATGGGGTGGGAGCACCTCGCGGAGCTGGCCGACCTGGGCCATACGATCGGCTCGCACGCGCACGGCCACGTCGCGCTCGGCACGCTCGACGACCGGGCCCTGCGGCGCGAGCTGGCGCTCTCGCGGACGATTTTGGAAGCCGCCGTGAAGCGGCCGGTGCGGACGATCGCCTACCCCTACGGCTGGCCGGGAGCCGTCGACGACCGGACGTATCGGCTGGCCGCCGCCGCCGGCTACCGCGCCGGGTTTACGGCGTCCGAGGGGATCGTCCGCCCCGACCTCGCCGGCTTCGACCCGCTCGCCATGCCCCGCCTGACCGTCGGCGGCGGCGACACCCCCGCCTTGCTCCGCACCCGCGCGGCCCTCTGGGGGGCCGTGGGGAGGTCGTGGCTGTAGGCGGCACCAACGACATCACACCAGGGTGAGCATCACCAGTTCCGGCCGGCAGTAGAAGCGGACGGGGGGGCCGCTGGTGCCGACGCCGCGGCCGACGAAGACGGGGAACGCCGGCCCCTGGACGAGCCCGCCCGAGTACTTGCGGCCGAAGCGCGAGGGGAGGACCACCGCGCCGACGCCCGGGACGACGACCTGGCCGCCGTGGGTGTGGCCGCTGAGCATCAGGCCGACGCGGGGGTCGCGGACGTACTCGGCGTAATCGGGGTTGTGCGACAGGAGGACCACCGCGTCGCCCTCGTGGGCGTCTTCGAGGGCGTGGGGGAGGCTCTGCTCGTCGGTCCAGAGGTCTCCCACGCCGCCGACCCGCAGGCGGTCGCCGCCGCGACGCAGCCAGACCCCTCGGTTGTCGATCAGCTCCAGGCCGGCGCGGTCCAGTTCGGCCCGGGATTCGGCCCCGCTCTCCCAGTTGTCGTGGTTGCCCAGCACGGCGAACCGGCCCATCGGCGCGCGCAGCCTCGCCATCTCCCGGCAGACTGGGCCGATGTACTCGGAGCTTTTGGACACGTAGTCGCCCCCCAGCAAGACCAGGTCGGGCTTGAGGGCGTTGGACCAGTCGACGACGTGGCGGATGTAATCGAGCCCGACGTAAGGCCCGTGGTGCAGGTCGCTCAGGTACGCGACCGACAGCCCCCGGAACGACGCCGGAAGGTTCGGCAGGGCGAGCGTCCGGCGCGTGAGCCGGCACCACCTCGCCTCCAGCAGCGGGTAAGCGGCCCCCGCGAGCGAGGCCGCGGCCGCGCCGATCGCGGCCCGCTTCCAGAACTTCCGTCGACTCGTCCGCTCGACCGGCTTCGGCTCGTCGCTCATGCCTTCACGCCCTCGTCGTCGCATGAAAGGTCTCGGCCGCCTCGACGTCGTCCCATTGTTCGGAAAGCGGGCTTCGGGGCAAGGGGCGTTTCCAGATCGCGACGGCGCGCCTTGAGGCGGGGGGCCGCCGACCTTACAATTCATGCTGGCGGTGGAGAATCTCGATCTGATCGCGACGGAGGTGCGCCTTGGGCCCGAGCACGACCACGACTCCCGGGACCGACGCCGAACCGATCGCCGGGCCGGACCTGTTCCTGGACCCCGACCTCGCCGCGAAGCGGGACGCCCTGCTGGCGACGATCCGGGGCTACGGCCGGGTGGCGGTCGCGTACTCGGGCGGCGTCGACAGCGCGGTGGTCGCCAGGGCCGCCCACGAGGCGCTCGGCGACGCGGCGGTCGCCGTGACGGCCGTGTCCGAGAGCCTGGCGTCGGGCGAGCTGGAAGAGGCCCAGGCGCTGGCGGGCCGGATCGGCATCCGCCATCGCGTGATCCGCACCGAGGAGTTCGCCGACCCCAACTACCTCCGCAACAACTCCGACCGCTGCTACTTCTGCAAGAGCGAGCTGTACGGCCGGCTGGTCGGACTGATGGATCGGCTGGAGGTCGACGCGATCGCCTCGGGCGCGAACCTCGACGACCAGGGCGACCACAGGCCGGGCATGCGGGCGGCCGGCGAGAAGGGGGTGCGGCACCCGCTCCAGGAATGCGGCCTGGGCAAGGCCGACGTCCGCGCCCTGGCCCGGGCCTGGGGGATGCCGGTGTGGGACAAGCCCGCCGCGCCCTGCCTGTCCAGCCGGATCGCCTACGGCGAGGAGGTCACGCCCGCCCGCGTCCGGATGGTCGACCAGGCCGAGTCCTGGCTGCGCGCCCGGGGCCTGCGGCTCCTGCGGGTCCGGTACCACAAGAACGACATGGCGCGGATCGAGGTCGCGCCCGAGGAGTTCGCGAAGCTGCTGGCCGACCCGGTCCGCGGCGAGCTGACGGCCGCCTTCCGGGGTTTCGGCTTCAAGTTCGTCGCGCTGGACCTGGAAGGCTTCCGTTCGGGGAGCCTCAACGACCTGATCCCCCCCGAGCAGCTCCTGAAGCCCCGCGTCGCCCGCTGACGCGAGGCGGGCGCCGGCTGCGACGCATTTCTTCCAATCCGATCGACTCGACGAGGGGGCGGCGATGGCTCGGGTGACCTGCCGATGCGGCGAGGTGCTGGACGTGGACCGGAACGGCCCGGAGCGGGTCGTCTGCCCGCGCTGCCAGGCGCGGATCCGCGTGCGTCGGCCCGAGACCCGCGCCGGGGCCGTCCCCGGGGGCGACGGCCTGATCCGGTTCCCCTGCCCGTGCGGCCGCCGCCTCAAGGTCCGCGCCGAGGACCGCCCCGAGGCCGGCCGCTGCCCGGACTGCGGCCGGGTGGTCCCGGTGCCCCGGACCGCCTGGGCCCCGGGCGTCGGCGCGGCCATCGGGGCCGCCCCCAAGTCGCCGGGCCTGGGCGTCTCGAACGCCTCGTTCGGCGGCGACGGCGAGGCCCGGACCGAGGAGCTCGACGCCGACGACGTCGCCCGCCTCCAGCGCTGGGCGGCGCGGCACGGCGTCTTGCCCGGCGACGCGCCGTCGTCGCCGGTCCCCACGCCGAGGCTCGCCGAGACGCCGTACTCGCCCCCGCCCGCCCTTCGGGTCGAGGCCGGCCTCCGCATCTGCCCCAAGTGCGGCCGCCCCCTCCACATGAGCGCCGTGGCCTGCCGCGCCTGCGGGGCCTCCACCCCCAAGGCCTGACCCCGCGGGGCCGGGACGCCGCATCGGGGCGACGCATGGACTTCATCAGCACGTTCGACATGTTCAAGATCGGCCTCGGGCCGTCCAGCTCGCACACGATGGGGCCCTGGGCGGCCGCGCGGCGGTTCCTGAAAGTCCTGCGCGCCGAGGGCGTGCTGGACCGCGTCGCCCGCGTGCGCGTGGACCTGTTCGGCTCGCTGGCGAAGACGGGGCGGGGGCACGGGACGGACTTGGCCGTGATCCTGGGCCTCTGCGACTTCGACCCGGTCACGTGCGACCCGGCGGGCGTCCACCCGGCCGTCGCGCGGGTGCGAGCGTCGCGAAGCCTGCCGCTGGCCGGCGGGCGGGCGATCCCGTTCGAGCGGGGGGACGTCGACTTCCATCGCGCCGAGACGCTCCCCTTCCACCCGAACGCCCTGACGTTCGCCGCGACCCTCGACGACGGCTCGACCCGCGCCGAGACGTATTACTCGGTCGGCGGCGGGTTCGTCGTGCAGGAGGGGGACGACGCCCGGGCGGGCCAGGCCGGGCCGGACGTCCCCTTCCCGATCGAGACGGCGGCCGACCTGCTGCGGGCCTGCGCGGAGGGCGGGCTGACGATCCCCGAGGTCGTCCTTCGCAACGAGCGGGCCATGCGCGACGACGCCGCGATCCGCGACGGCCTGGCTCGGATCTGGGAGGCGATGCGGGGCTCGGCCTTCCGCGGCGCGTATGCCGAGGGGATCCTCCCCGGCGGCCTGGAGGTCGTCCGCCGCGCGCCGAGGCTGAACCGCTCGCTGCTGGGATCGGCCGCCGAGGGGGCGGCGAAGGACGCCGACGCCTGGGTCGCGGCGATCCGCGCGGCCGACGGCGGCTTCGACGCGACCCTCAAGTGGGTCGCCTGCTTCGCCCTGGCGGTCAACGAGGAGAACGCGGCGTTCGGCCGGGTGGTCACCGCCCCCACCAACGGCGCGGCGGGGGTGATCCCGGCGGTCTTGCTCCACCGGGTCGCCTTCCACGAGGGGGGCGACGCGGCCGTCGCGCCGTTCCTGCTGACCGCC
The DNA window shown above is from Paludisphaera mucosa and carries:
- a CDS encoding PAS domain-containing sensor histidine kinase; translation: MTDDRDGRPSRAKSSLEFTEGVIETAREPMVVLDGRLRVLAANRHFYRTFAVAPEDAAGRLIFELDGGRWNIPRLRTLLKEVLPRDRAFQNLEVDLAYEDGGRRLLINAGKIWREDDHSELILLAVEDLAGRSRPDESLPPAAPEPTREDAGGGTGEFLTMLAHEMRTPIAAIRNAVAVAALTGDGEDVRWCYDIIRRQALKLGILVEDLLDAGRIQRGKLTLRKEPVDAAAVIHRAVETVRPLVAAKNHEVLVTAGPADLHVHADPTRLEQILVNLLSNAVKYTPPDGHIHLDAGSDGGEVTIRVRDDGMGISPEMLSRIFDPFIQADHTLAHAEDGLGIGLAVAKSLAELHGGAIAAMSRGPGGGSEFVVRLPVSDDPKAEAAGLRPPPIPGGSATPLS
- a CDS encoding polysaccharide deacetylase family protein, with protein sequence MGRRFWDSVANKRAFLARGLVATGAARAFEAVREASGRAVVVLTYHRIAEPGPGNPYYDPVVSATPAGFRAQMAMLRDRFQIVGPEDLVADEVRVDRRPRAVVTFDDGYRDNHDAALPILGELGIPATFFIPTGFFERPGLPWWDHVAYVVKASRRGRFAVERSADDPAPIAVELGGPDRSAAIMRLVRAVLDGEVPDRAWFLGRLEERAEVDVDPPTLGRALFMGWEHLAELADLGHTIGSHAHGHVALGTLDDRALRRELALSRTILEAAVKRPVRTIAYPYGWPGAVDDRTYRLAAAAGYRAGFTASEGIVRPDLAGFDPLAMPRLTVGGGDTPALLRTRAALWGAVGRSWL
- a CDS encoding metallophosphoesterase — protein: MSDEPKPVERTSRRKFWKRAAIGAAAASLAGAAYPLLEARWCRLTRRTLALPNLPASFRGLSVAYLSDLHHGPYVGLDYIRHVVDWSNALKPDLVLLGGDYVSKSSEYIGPVCREMARLRAPMGRFAVLGNHDNWESGAESRAELDRAGLELIDNRGVWLRRGGDRLRVGGVGDLWTDEQSLPHALEDAHEGDAVVLLSHNPDYAEYVRDPRVGLMLSGHTHGGQVVVPGVGAVVLPSRFGRKYSGGLVQGPAFPVFVGRGVGTSGPPVRFYCRPELVMLTLV
- the larE gene encoding ATP-dependent sacrificial sulfur transferase LarE yields the protein MDPDLAAKRDALLATIRGYGRVAVAYSGGVDSAVVARAAHEALGDAAVAVTAVSESLASGELEEAQALAGRIGIRHRVIRTEEFADPNYLRNNSDRCYFCKSELYGRLVGLMDRLEVDAIASGANLDDQGDHRPGMRAAGEKGVRHPLQECGLGKADVRALARAWGMPVWDKPAAPCLSSRIAYGEEVTPARVRMVDQAESWLRARGLRLLRVRYHKNDMARIEVAPEEFAKLLADPVRGELTAAFRGFGFKFVALDLEGFRSGSLNDLIPPEQLLKPRVAR
- a CDS encoding L-serine ammonia-lyase; its protein translation is MDFISTFDMFKIGLGPSSSHTMGPWAAARRFLKVLRAEGVLDRVARVRVDLFGSLAKTGRGHGTDLAVILGLCDFDPVTCDPAGVHPAVARVRASRSLPLAGGRAIPFERGDVDFHRAETLPFHPNALTFAATLDDGSTRAETYYSVGGGFVVQEGDDARAGQAGPDVPFPIETAADLLRACAEGGLTIPEVVLRNERAMRDDAAIRDGLARIWEAMRGSAFRGAYAEGILPGGLEVVRRAPRLNRSLLGSAAEGAAKDADAWVAAIRAADGGFDATLKWVACFALAVNEENAAFGRVVTAPTNGAAGVIPAVLLHRVAFHEGGDAAVAPFLLTAGAIGAVFKKRATISAALGGCQAEIGVSSAMAAAGLTQTLGGTTEQALMAAEIAMEHHLGLTCDPVGGLVQVPCIERNTMGAIKAITAAQLALEGDPARAKVSLDAVIRTMWQTAQDMNSKYKETSEGGLAIQIPVNVVEC